One part of the Leucobacter triazinivorans genome encodes these proteins:
- a CDS encoding branched-chain amino acid aminotransferase has product MTDLAFTRTAAERLPAAEREAILRDPGFGNHFTDHMISIVWTVDAGWHDAEVVPYGPIAMDPASSVLHYGQEIFEGLKAYRRPDGSIVTFRPEANARRLNESAHRLALPELPEELFVRAIRELVTVDADWVPNGQDQSLYLRPFMIADESFLGVRAAERARFLVIASPAGPYFAGGVRPVSIWLSEGLARAGRGGTGAAKCGGNYAASLLPQRIAAANDCQQVLFTDSATVDTIDELGGMNLFLVRADGTLLTPQLNGNILDGVTRRSLIQLARDRGHAVEERDLTVTEWRAGVADGSITEAFACGTAAVITPIRRLAGEGFEIDFGDGAPGALTMSLREELTGIQGGIREDRHGWLEVLVGAEAAA; this is encoded by the coding sequence ATGACTGATCTGGCCTTCACCCGCACCGCCGCCGAGCGCCTGCCCGCCGCGGAGCGCGAGGCGATCCTGCGCGACCCCGGCTTCGGCAACCACTTCACCGACCACATGATCTCGATCGTGTGGACCGTGGACGCGGGTTGGCACGATGCCGAGGTGGTGCCGTACGGCCCCATCGCCATGGACCCGGCCTCGTCGGTGCTGCACTACGGTCAGGAGATCTTCGAGGGCCTCAAGGCGTACCGCCGCCCCGACGGGTCGATCGTCACTTTTCGCCCCGAGGCCAATGCGCGCCGCCTCAACGAGTCGGCGCACCGCCTTGCGCTGCCGGAGCTCCCCGAGGAGCTCTTCGTGCGCGCGATCCGCGAGCTCGTGACCGTCGACGCCGACTGGGTGCCGAACGGTCAGGATCAGAGCCTCTATCTGCGCCCCTTCATGATCGCCGACGAGAGTTTCCTCGGCGTGCGCGCGGCCGAGCGGGCCCGGTTCCTCGTCATCGCGAGCCCGGCGGGCCCCTATTTCGCCGGCGGCGTGAGGCCCGTGTCGATCTGGCTCTCGGAGGGCCTCGCCCGTGCCGGCCGCGGCGGAACGGGGGCCGCCAAGTGCGGCGGCAACTACGCCGCTTCGCTGCTGCCGCAGCGGATCGCCGCCGCGAACGACTGCCAGCAGGTGCTCTTCACCGACTCGGCGACGGTCGACACGATCGATGAGCTGGGCGGCATGAACCTGTTCCTCGTGCGCGCGGACGGCACGCTGCTCACGCCGCAGCTCAACGGCAACATCCTCGACGGCGTCACCCGGCGCAGCCTGATCCAGCTCGCGCGGGATCGCGGGCACGCGGTCGAGGAGCGCGACCTCACGGTGACCGAGTGGCGCGCGGGGGTCGCCGACGGCAGCATCACCGAGGCGTTCGCCTGCGGCACCGCCGCGGTGATCACCCCGATCCGCCGCTTGGCGGGCGAGGGCTTCGAGATCGATTTCGGCGACGGCGCGCCCGGCGCGCTGACGATGTCGCTGCGCGAGGAGCTCACCGGCATCCAGGGCGGGATCCGCGAGGATCGGCACGGCTGGCTCGAGGTGCTCGTCGGAGCGGAGGCGGCAGCATGA
- a CDS encoding fumarylacetoacetate hydrolase family protein, protein MKVARYQHDGEISFGVLDRSEDGTGVELVELAGDPMIAGFETTGRRIRLEQARLLAPVIPRSKVVCVGKNYADHVEEMQGETGGEVPEEPLLFLKPNTAVIGPGEPIVRPAISDRVEHEGELAMVIGAVTKDVSEEDALQHVFGFTCANDVTARDLQIADGQWTRGKGFDTFCPLGPVIETDPDLGDARVVTRVNGEVRQEGSTAQLIHSLARIVAHASQAFTLLPGDVILTGTPAGVGRLEAGDTVEVEIEGIGILSNPVL, encoded by the coding sequence ATGAAGGTCGCGCGCTACCAGCACGATGGCGAGATCTCCTTCGGCGTCCTGGACCGTTCGGAGGACGGGACCGGTGTCGAGCTCGTCGAGCTCGCGGGCGACCCGATGATCGCCGGCTTCGAGACGACCGGGCGGCGCATCCGCCTGGAGCAGGCGCGGCTGCTCGCGCCGGTGATCCCGCGCTCCAAGGTGGTCTGCGTGGGCAAGAACTACGCCGATCACGTCGAGGAGATGCAGGGCGAGACCGGCGGGGAGGTCCCGGAGGAGCCGCTGCTGTTCCTCAAGCCCAACACGGCCGTGATCGGTCCGGGCGAACCCATCGTGCGGCCCGCGATCTCGGACCGCGTCGAGCACGAGGGCGAGCTCGCGATGGTCATCGGCGCCGTGACGAAGGACGTGTCCGAGGAGGACGCGCTGCAGCACGTCTTCGGCTTCACCTGCGCCAACGACGTCACGGCTCGCGACCTGCAGATCGCGGACGGGCAGTGGACCCGCGGCAAGGGCTTCGACACGTTCTGCCCGCTCGGACCGGTGATCGAGACGGATCCGGATCTCGGCGACGCGCGTGTCGTCACCCGGGTCAACGGCGAGGTGCGCCAGGAGGGCAGCACGGCGCAGCTCATCCACTCGCTCGCGCGCATCGTGGCCCATGCTTCCCAGGCGTTCACGCTGCTGCCCGGCGACGTGATCCTCACGGGAACGCCCGCCGGTGTGGGACGTCTGGAGGCCGGCGACACCGTCGAGGTGGAGATCGAGGGGATCGGGATCCTCAGCAACCCGGTGCTGTAG
- a CDS encoding carboxylate-amine ligase, whose protein sequence is MAADSTRAPRFGVEEEFMLLDAGSGRPRDGAEKMIGALPGLRAEHEFFHSQLETATPVCESGEEALDSLEEFRAGAALAADGMGLVLAGTGLPPIGGDEPGRVVAKPRYLEIAEASRGSVARYYSTGAHFHVEVPSRDAGVGVIARFARWSPVLAALAANSPVHIGERTGYASWRYLLTQQWPTAGYPPAFADGAAYDRVVSGLVHAGALVDTALVNWAIRLSERFPTIELRTADAQLHAEDSVALALIFRALAARGLREHELAESLVHPQPDLLRGAHWRAARDGVSGDLFDPIEGEPRPAFHLVDEMIEHVSDELDASGDAEAVQRYIERRRRDRGPAQQQLDAWDAEGMAGLLTLYRAAA, encoded by the coding sequence ATGGCCGCAGATTCCACCCGAGCGCCGAGGTTCGGCGTCGAAGAGGAATTCATGCTGCTCGACGCCGGATCGGGGCGTCCCCGCGACGGCGCCGAGAAGATGATCGGGGCGCTTCCGGGCCTGCGCGCCGAGCACGAGTTCTTCCACAGCCAGCTCGAGACGGCGACCCCCGTGTGCGAGTCCGGGGAGGAGGCGCTCGACTCGCTCGAGGAGTTCAGGGCCGGCGCAGCGCTCGCGGCCGACGGAATGGGACTGGTGCTCGCGGGAACCGGCCTGCCGCCGATCGGGGGAGACGAGCCGGGCCGCGTCGTCGCGAAACCCCGGTACCTCGAGATCGCCGAAGCGTCGCGAGGATCCGTCGCCCGCTACTACTCGACCGGAGCGCACTTCCACGTCGAGGTGCCGTCGCGCGACGCCGGGGTCGGGGTGATCGCCCGGTTCGCCCGCTGGTCGCCCGTGCTCGCGGCGCTCGCGGCGAACTCGCCCGTGCACATCGGCGAGCGCACCGGCTACGCGAGCTGGAGATACCTGCTCACCCAGCAGTGGCCCACCGCGGGATACCCGCCCGCGTTCGCCGACGGTGCCGCATACGACCGAGTCGTCTCGGGACTCGTGCACGCGGGCGCGCTCGTCGATACTGCGCTCGTGAACTGGGCGATCCGGCTCTCGGAGCGCTTCCCCACGATCGAGCTGCGCACCGCGGATGCGCAGCTGCACGCCGAGGATTCGGTGGCGCTCGCGCTCATCTTCCGCGCGCTGGCGGCGCGCGGGCTGCGCGAGCACGAGCTGGCCGAATCCCTCGTGCACCCGCAGCCCGATCTGCTGCGCGGCGCGCACTGGCGCGCCGCGCGCGACGGCGTCTCCGGCGATCTCTTCGACCCGATCGAGGGCGAGCCGCGACCGGCCTTCCACCTGGTCGACGAGATGATCGAGCACGTCTCCGATGAACTGGACGCCTCCGGCGACGCGGAGGCGGTGCAGCGATACATCGAGCGCCGACGCCGCGACCGCGGTCCGGCGCAGCAGCAGCTCGACGCCTGGGATGCCGAGGGCATGGCGGGCCTGCTGACGCTCTACCGCGCAGCAGCGTAG
- a CDS encoding GAF domain-containing protein: MASEWRALRSGESARDRRQRLAHAHDAFVAGAVAADDPAAIERFAAQAELRPVVVESWLRSQQRTIDPFRAPQQPALSDDELAELRRIHPIARVLPVVQRLLFEEAGDSGLIVAVGDAAGRLLWLDGDSALRSRAEEMGFREGMDWSEDAVGTSAPGSALALDHAIQVLGAEHYNRAVHQWSCTAAPVHDPASGAIIGVIDVTGGDTAASPHLLPLLEATLAAVEAELKLESLRALVESRRPERRTAAVRRAAPRLVLLGRDPALLEHDGGSAVVSGRHAEILAALAAAPGGLAAAALAEQVYGAAGFEQTLRPELVRLRRWLSVQGAGIDLLSRPYRLNRPLRVDAVETLEALGRGAHRLALAAYEGPVLPGSNAPVIERLRAEVDGTLRESLLQASAAEPLFDYAQSWAPDDGQVWETLLQVLPPLSPKRARVVARLEQIARER; encoded by the coding sequence GTGGCGAGCGAATGGCGCGCACTGCGCAGTGGCGAGTCGGCCCGTGACCGGCGGCAGCGGCTCGCGCACGCGCACGACGCGTTCGTCGCGGGCGCGGTGGCGGCGGACGATCCCGCCGCGATCGAGCGGTTCGCGGCGCAGGCCGAGCTCCGACCCGTGGTCGTGGAATCGTGGCTGCGCTCGCAGCAGCGCACGATCGATCCCTTCCGCGCGCCGCAGCAGCCGGCCCTCTCGGACGATGAACTCGCCGAGTTGAGACGCATCCACCCCATCGCTCGGGTGCTCCCCGTCGTGCAGCGCCTGCTCTTCGAGGAGGCCGGCGATTCCGGCCTGATCGTGGCGGTGGGAGATGCCGCCGGGCGGCTCCTCTGGCTCGATGGCGACTCGGCGCTGCGGTCGCGCGCCGAGGAGATGGGGTTCCGGGAGGGGATGGACTGGTCCGAGGACGCGGTAGGCACGAGCGCCCCCGGGAGTGCGCTCGCGCTCGACCACGCCATTCAGGTGCTGGGCGCCGAGCACTACAACCGGGCCGTGCACCAGTGGAGCTGCACGGCGGCGCCCGTGCACGATCCGGCGAGCGGAGCCATCATCGGGGTCATCGACGTCACGGGCGGCGATACGGCGGCCTCGCCGCACCTCCTCCCACTGCTCGAGGCCACGCTCGCCGCGGTGGAGGCCGAGCTGAAGCTCGAGTCGCTGCGGGCACTCGTCGAGTCGCGCCGCCCCGAACGGCGAACCGCGGCCGTGCGCCGCGCGGCGCCGCGCCTGGTGCTGCTCGGGCGAGATCCGGCGCTCCTGGAGCACGACGGGGGGTCGGCGGTCGTGTCGGGCCGTCACGCCGAGATCCTCGCCGCGCTCGCCGCCGCTCCGGGCGGGCTCGCCGCAGCGGCGCTGGCCGAGCAGGTCTACGGAGCCGCGGGCTTCGAGCAGACGCTGCGCCCGGAACTGGTGCGCCTGCGGCGCTGGCTCTCGGTGCAGGGCGCCGGGATCGACCTGCTGTCGCGGCCCTACCGGTTGAACCGTCCGCTGCGCGTCGACGCGGTCGAGACCCTGGAAGCCCTCGGCCGTGGCGCGCATCGACTGGCGCTCGCGGCCTACGAGGGCCCGGTGCTGCCCGGATCGAATGCGCCGGTGATCGAGCGGCTGCGTGCCGAGGTGGACGGCACGCTGCGCGAATCCCTGCTGCAGGCGTCGGCCGCGGAGCCGCTCTTCGACTACGCGCAGAGCTGGGCCCCGGACGACGGGCAGGTCTGGGAGACGCTTCTGCAGGTGCTGCCGCCGCTCTCGCCCAAGCGGGCCCGGGTGGTGGCGCGCCTGGAGCAGATCGCGCGCGAGCGGTGA